CCGCGCTGTTCTCGGGTCCATCGCGAGCAGGCTCGCTCCTACAGAGGGCGGGGCTGGTAGAATGCCCGGCTTCATTCGCCGAAACCGCAGTGCACGCCATGACCCAGCCTTCAACACCCTCCTCTTCCCAAGTCGCCATCATCGGCGGCGGCCCCGCCGGGCTGATGGCGGCCGAAGTGTTGAGCCAGGCCGGAATCAAGGTCGACCTGTACGACGGCATGCCTTCGGTGGGGCGAAAATTCCTCCTGGCCGGTGTCGGTGGCATGAACATCACCCATTCCGAAAACTATCCGGCCTTTCTTTCCCGCTACGCCGAGCGCGCCCCGCAGATTGCCCCGTTGCTGCGCAGTTTCGGTGCCGATGCGCTGTGCCAGTGGATTCATGAACTGGGCATCGAAACCTTCGTCGGCAGCTCGGGCCGGGTGTTTCCCACCGACATGAAGGCCGCGCCCTTGCTGCGCGCCTGGCTCAAGCGCCTGCGCGACAGCGGCGTAGTTATCCACACCCGTCATCGCTGGCTCGGCTGGAATGAACAGGGCAACTTGCTTATCCACAGCCCCGACGGTGAAAAAACCGTACAAGCAGACGCCACCCTGCTCGCCCTCGGCGGCGGCAGTTGGGCGCGCCTGGGCTCGGATGGTGCGTGGATGTTGCCATTGGAGCAGTGCGGCGTAGGAATGACGCCCCTGCAACCTAGCAATTGCGGCTTCGAAGTGCAGGCCTGGAGCGAATTGATGGTCAGCAAATTCGCCGGCGCCCCGCTGAAAAACGTCGCCATCGGCCTCAACGACGACGTGCCACGGCTGGGTGAATGCGTGATCACCGCCACCGGCATCGAAGGCAGTCTGATCTATGCGCTGTCGGCGCCGATTCGTGAGGCGATCAACCAACACGGTAGCGCTACCGTGCATATCGATCTGCTGCCCGGCCGGCCTGTGGATAAAATCCTCGCCGCGCTGAGCAAGCCCCGTGGTTCACGTTCGATGTCCAAGCACCTGCACAGCCAACTTGGCATCGATGGCGTGAAGGCCGCGCTGTTGCGGGAACTGACCTCGGCTGAAACCTTTGCCGACCTGGCATTGCTGGCCCGGGCGATCAAGGCCCTGCCCCTGACACTGGTCAAGACCCGACCCTTGGACGAAGCCATCAGCAGTGCGGGCGGTGTGCTGTTCGAGTCGATGGATGAGCGCTTGATGCTCAAGCAGATGCCTGGCGTGTTTTGCGCGGGGGAAATGCTCGATTGGGAGGCGCCGACGGGGGGCTATCTGCTGACCGCGTGTTTCGCCAGTGGGCGTGCGGCGGGGTTGGGGATGGTGGAGTGGTTGCGGCGCAAGGGCTGAAGACCGCAGCGCGCCCTTCGCGAGCAGGCTCGCTCCTACAGGGGATTTTGTGAACGACACAGATCCAATGTGGGAGCGAGCCTGCTCGCGATGGCGGCTTAACAAACGCCGCCGATAATCAAGGCTTACGCTTGCGCGGCCCGGTATTGAACACCGGCACCTTGCGCACAGGCTTGACCGACGGTTCCGGCGCAGAAACCTCACCGCTATCAATCCACTTGCCCAGGTTGCGCTTGCCGCCACCCCCGGACGTTTTCGGCTTTTTCGGTTTCTTCGGCTTCTTGATCACCTGACCACTGGCATCAGTGTCCGGCACGCGGTGCTCGGGCTCGAAGTCCGGTTCGTTCTGACGCTTGAGGGTCTGGCGGGTCAGCATCTCGATGGCCGACAGCAGATTCACTTCATCGGCGCACACCAGGGAAATCGCCTCGCCCGTCGCGCCTGCGCGGCCGGTACGACCGATGCGGTGGATGTAGTCCTCGGCCACGATCGGCAGGTCGAAATTGACCACCAGCGGCAAGTCCTCGATGTCCAGGCCACGGGCCGCGACGTCGGTGGCCACGAGGATCTGCACTTCGCCCACCTTGAAGCGATCCAGTGCCCGCTGACGAGTCGCTTGCGGTTTGTCGCCATGGATGCCGTCGGCATTGACGCCCAGGCCCTGGAGTTTTTCCACCAGTGCATCCACGCCGTTACGGGTCTTGGCGAACACCAGCACCTGCTTCCACTTGCCCTTGCGCATCAAGTGCACGAACAGTTCCGGCTTGCGCTTCTTGTCCACCGTCACCACCCACTGCTTGACGGTATTGGCCGCCACATTGCGCGGGCTGACTTCGATGCTCAGCGGATCGTTGAGCATTTGCCTGGCCAGCAGGCGGATGTCATCGGAGAAGGTCGCAGAGAACAGCAGCGTCTGACGTTTCTTCGGCAGGGCGCGGTAAATGTTCGCCAGCTCTTCGGAAAAACCCAGGTCGAGCATGCGGTCGGCTTCGTCCAGTACCAGGGTTTGCAACTGGTTGAACTTCAGCGCGTTCTGGCGGAACAGGTCGAGCAAACGACCCGGGGTCGCGACCAGCAGGTCTACGCCGCCACGCAGCTTCATCATTTGCGGGTTGATGCTGACACCGCCGTACACCGCGTAGGTGCGCAACGGCAGGTTCTCGGCGTATTGGCGCACGGCTTCGTGAACCTGTTCGGCCAGTTCACGGGTCGGCACCAGGATCAGCGCACGCACCGAGTTGGCGGCGACTTTCGGCCCTTCCATGGCCAGCAGTTGGAGGAGCGGCAAGGCGAAGCCGGCGGTCTTGCCGGTGCCGGTCTGGGCGGCGGCCATCAGGTCGCGACCGGCCAGCACCGCCGGAATGGCTTGCGCCTGAACCGGTGTCGGCGTCTGGTAGCCGAGCTTCTCGAGGGAGCGCAGCAAGGGATCGATCAGGCCAAGGGTGGCGAAAGTCATGGGAGTACCGTAGGAAAAATTCAGCGCGGTTGTGCGAAACAATGCAATGCCGCGCAGTTTACCCTAATTCACGCGGGATTCCGCCGACACCACGGGCGGCACGACCTTCGCTACTGGCGACTGCGGCGTACGCCGCCATTGCGGCAGGCCAATCAGGACCACGGCGCTGATGATCACCAGCATGGCCAAGGCTTCCTCGATACCGATGGTCTCGCCGACAAACAAAATCCCCAGCAGCACCGCCACCGCCGGGTTGACGTAGGCATAGCTGGTAGCTGCCGCCGGACGAACGTGTTTCAACAGGTACATGTAGGCATTGAAGGCGATGATCGAGCCGAACACGGTCAGGTACGCCAGCGCGGCCCAGCCTTCGATCGGTGGCATTTTTTCCAGATGTTCGCCGCTGACCACGCTGCCGATCAGCAACACCACACCGCCCACCAGCATCTCCACGGCACTGGCCATGGCGCCCTGGGGCAGCGGCAAGTGTTTGCTCCAGACCGAACCGAAGGCCCAGGTGGCCGCGGCAAAGATCAACAGGGCAGCGCCCAACGGGCTCGATTGCAGGTTGGAGCCCAGATTGAGCATGACGATGCCGATCATGCCGAGCACGACGCCCGCCCATTCGAGACGGGTATTACGCGCGCCCCAGAAATAACCGCAGAGCAAGGTAAACAGTGGCACTGTCGCCACCGCCAACGCTGCGACCCCGGAAGCCACGCCCGTGTGTTCGGCCACGCTCACCGCGCCATTGCCGCACGCCAGCAGCAACACGCCGATGATCCCGGCGGCTTTCCATTGTGCCCAGGTCGGCGCCGGTGCCCCGCGCCAGCGCAGGAAGGCGTACATCAGGGAGCCGGCAATCACGAAACGAATACCCGCGAGCAACAGGGGTGGCCAGGACTCCACACCGATGCGGATCACCAGGTAAGTCGACCCCCAAATCACGTACAAGGCGAAAAAGGCAGCGATCAGGGGCAAGGGAAAGCGACGTAGGCCGGGCATGGGGGCAGCTCACAGGCGGGACAAGTGAACCGCTATTCTAAAAAGGCCGGCGGCGAATAATAAGTTACAAAACTTGTTTAAAGCGCCGGTACACTTTTCAAAACACGGTATTGAAGGCTACAAACCGTGGTTTCGAAAGTCGGTCATTTTTCAGGAGTCACCGCGATGGACAAATACGATCGCATGCTGCTCAGCGCCCTGCTGGAAAACGGTCGCGCGTCCTACGCGGACCTCGCGCGCAAGGTCAACCTGTCCGCCCCGGCTGTGGCCGAACGCGTGGCCAAACTCGAAGCCAGCGGCGTGATCACCGGCTACCAGGCGAAAGTCGACATGGCCAAGCTGGGGCTGCCGATCCAGTGCGTCATCGAATTGCGCTTGAACCAGCACGGCAACCAGAAAGCCTACGACGACCTGATCAAAATCCCGCAACTGACCGAATGCCACCGGGTCACCGGCGATCCGTGCGTGATCATGCAAGCGGCAGTGGGATCGATGCCGGAGCTGGAGGATTTGATCAACCGGATCGCCACGTTCGGGTTCAGCAAGACGTCGATTGTGTTGTCCAGCGCCATCGAGAAGCGGGTGCCGTTGGGGCACATAGAGACCAACCTGTAGGAGCGAGCCTGCTCGCGATGGTCGTGAACGGTAACGCGGGAAACCTGACACCCCGTGTTGTTCTCGGGTTCATCGCGAGCAGGCTCGCTCCTACAGAGGGTTGCAATAGCGCTTGAGATGCTCGCCGACTTTCGCCGCCGGCACTTTCTGCAATTTGCACAGCAGGTCATGGGACAGCTCGCGCACACCGTGTTTGTCCCGCAACTCCCCAGCCAGGTGCGCTGTCAGGTTAGCCGCCATTTCGGCATCGGCCATGGCCCGGTGGGCCTTGCCGGTGTGGGGCAGGTTGGCGAAGGTGGTGAGAGTGCCGAGTTTGTGGTTCGGCGCGGCGGGCATCAGGCGGCGGGCCAGCAGCAACGAGCAGGCGAAATTCTGCAGGCGGGTGCGCTTGATCCGTCCCAGTTCGAAATCCCAGAACTTCTGGTCGAACGCGGCGTTGTGCGCCAGCAGCGGCGTGGTGCCGACAAATTCGTTGACCTCGTTCATCACCTGCTCCGCCGAAGGCGCGGTGCGCAGCATGGCGTTGCTGATGCCGGTGAGTTGTTCGATGAAGGCCGGGACGCGCACGCCGGCATTCATCAGGCTCTGGTAACGCTCGACGATGCGCCCCTGTTCGAGAATGACCACGGCGATTTCCGTGGCCCGGCAGCTGCTGCTCGGGGAGATCCCGGTGGTTTCAAAGTCGATGACTGCAATGCGTTCCAAACCTGTTTCAACTCCGTAAAAATCAATTCTTGAGCAGCAATGCGCCTTCGATCGGCACGTAGCGGCTGGCGGCGCGGATCAACGAATTGGCGGTCAGGCCCGGCACGCCATAGGCCACCGCCTGCACGCCATGCTTGCTGATGATGCGTTCGAGCAGCATGTCGAAATCCCCGTCGCCGGACGCCAGCACGACTTCATCGACATGATCCGCCGCATCCATGACGTCGAGGGTGATGCCCACGTCCCAGTCGCCCTTGGCCGAGCCGTCGCTGCGCTGGATGTAGGGCTTGAGCTTCACGGTGAACCCGAGGTTGCGCAGGATCTGCTGGAACTGCTGCTGTTTGCTGTCGCCGCGATCGATGGCGTAGGCGTAGGCCTCGACGATCTGCCCCTGCTTGCTGATTTCAGCCCACAGGGCGGCATAGTTGAAGTGACACCCGTAAGCCTGACGCACGGTGTAATAGAGGTTCTGGACATCGGCGAACACTGCGATTTTTTTCACCGGACACCTTCATCAGAGCGCAGGCAGGATCAGGCCCCAGGCCCGAAAAGGCGCCCAGTATGCCAGTCTGAAGGAGATTTCCGCGAATAATCGGTCCGAAGCGCCGCAGCGCTCCGGACGAATGGTGTGTCAGACGAAGGAGTCGTCGTCGCCGCCAAAGAACGACGAGCTGTCA
This genomic interval from Pseudomonas putida contains the following:
- a CDS encoding TIGR03862 family flavoprotein is translated as MTQPSTPSSSQVAIIGGGPAGLMAAEVLSQAGIKVDLYDGMPSVGRKFLLAGVGGMNITHSENYPAFLSRYAERAPQIAPLLRSFGADALCQWIHELGIETFVGSSGRVFPTDMKAAPLLRAWLKRLRDSGVVIHTRHRWLGWNEQGNLLIHSPDGEKTVQADATLLALGGGSWARLGSDGAWMLPLEQCGVGMTPLQPSNCGFEVQAWSELMVSKFAGAPLKNVAIGLNDDVPRLGECVITATGIEGSLIYALSAPIREAINQHGSATVHIDLLPGRPVDKILAALSKPRGSRSMSKHLHSQLGIDGVKAALLRELTSAETFADLALLARAIKALPLTLVKTRPLDEAISSAGGVLFESMDERLMLKQMPGVFCAGEMLDWEAPTGGYLLTACFASGRAAGLGMVEWLRRKG
- a CDS encoding DEAD/DEAH box helicase; the encoded protein is MTFATLGLIDPLLRSLEKLGYQTPTPVQAQAIPAVLAGRDLMAAAQTGTGKTAGFALPLLQLLAMEGPKVAANSVRALILVPTRELAEQVHEAVRQYAENLPLRTYAVYGGVSINPQMMKLRGGVDLLVATPGRLLDLFRQNALKFNQLQTLVLDEADRMLDLGFSEELANIYRALPKKRQTLLFSATFSDDIRLLARQMLNDPLSIEVSPRNVAANTVKQWVVTVDKKRKPELFVHLMRKGKWKQVLVFAKTRNGVDALVEKLQGLGVNADGIHGDKPQATRQRALDRFKVGEVQILVATDVAARGLDIEDLPLVVNFDLPIVAEDYIHRIGRTGRAGATGEAISLVCADEVNLLSAIEMLTRQTLKRQNEPDFEPEHRVPDTDASGQVIKKPKKPKKPKTSGGGGKRNLGKWIDSGEVSAPEPSVKPVRKVPVFNTGPRKRKP
- the yedA gene encoding drug/metabolite exporter YedA, producing MPGLRRFPLPLIAAFFALYVIWGSTYLVIRIGVESWPPLLLAGIRFVIAGSLMYAFLRWRGAPAPTWAQWKAAGIIGVLLLACGNGAVSVAEHTGVASGVAALAVATVPLFTLLCGYFWGARNTRLEWAGVVLGMIGIVMLNLGSNLQSSPLGAALLIFAAATWAFGSVWSKHLPLPQGAMASAVEMLVGGVVLLIGSVVSGEHLEKMPPIEGWAALAYLTVFGSIIAFNAYMYLLKHVRPAAATSYAYVNPAVAVLLGILFVGETIGIEEALAMLVIISAVVLIGLPQWRRTPQSPVAKVVPPVVSAESRVN
- a CDS encoding Lrp/AsnC family transcriptional regulator, with product MDKYDRMLLSALLENGRASYADLARKVNLSAPAVAERVAKLEASGVITGYQAKVDMAKLGLPIQCVIELRLNQHGNQKAYDDLIKIPQLTECHRVTGDPCVIMQAAVGSMPELEDLINRIATFGFSKTSIVLSSAIEKRVPLGHIETNL
- a CDS encoding 3'-5' exonuclease, with amino-acid sequence MERIAVIDFETTGISPSSSCRATEIAVVILEQGRIVERYQSLMNAGVRVPAFIEQLTGISNAMLRTAPSAEQVMNEVNEFVGTTPLLAHNAAFDQKFWDFELGRIKRTRLQNFACSLLLARRLMPAAPNHKLGTLTTFANLPHTGKAHRAMADAEMAANLTAHLAGELRDKHGVRELSHDLLCKLQKVPAAKVGEHLKRYCNPL
- a CDS encoding NYN domain-containing protein; translation: MKKIAVFADVQNLYYTVRQAYGCHFNYAALWAEISKQGQIVEAYAYAIDRGDSKQQQFQQILRNLGFTVKLKPYIQRSDGSAKGDWDVGITLDVMDAADHVDEVVLASGDGDFDMLLERIISKHGVQAVAYGVPGLTANSLIRAASRYVPIEGALLLKN